A single Anopheles arabiensis isolate DONGOLA chromosome 2, AaraD3, whole genome shotgun sequence DNA region contains:
- the LOC120893860 gene encoding uncharacterized protein LOC120893860 → MEEPDRDAAHVGAVGKVDTKNDALTVSFSSEDSDSWTLLGKESDRQSKEPSGVQEVIKEEVTVEEGKGQPSRKQRHDSHRSTDSQLDESSDGISIISESDASSLPMEEDLHDDRGTLHFSRTIDLKAADYEPLTPPFTPDDVKTVKEEGSIQRKREVQVKHADENSVEPVQSMVEHSPVSNANWIIFSLIATGMVAVILGNSMRLQNRVNEINFEHEKRISELELENNILKNEMNKLRHLYTRSELDEQVQRAEFEWMDALREANVVEITEDYEEPTREAKAAEAGLKVEQMVRKVPPQDSGVKRKVVWSGDEEEPMLIVDKDYVLPAFCYNKDQAVHDDLFSEYSAKYCDVKKRKIESKQKKAEFQQKQQTKQENYNKFINPATLEPSQEKRSDPSKPASPFNIDYQKAFDAIKAEGSVIVDALGSILDLSPEPEDSLGAKVRKVTPEATTPEILDVKAELLESDHHQESKELKHDDRKQRKYRPEEKKTHKQEDNSHSSGESQYSKRKDGSNHSTHESRHKKQKNGRADNGKYENKESQREYGSYEQKKFVEDSSHKKSHKKKHDDDGKHKYVTERNNGRYSDSYISADGSDDDDDDDEDDHYKKKFDQRETFSDHNHDGKSFETNRAKQTEALDERIQHIREPAGEGSYLEQYKRAESKKGKRHQEDDYYHGQKHNKHANKQQQQRKDGDWNEKRYKGRDEYRQNGGKHGERGSGDQHWQERTKHGRQEARDEQRKRVENNWYLERGNQREEDRIFH, encoded by the exons ATGGAAGAACCGGATCGTGATGCAGCACATGTTGGTGCAGTTGGAAAAGTTGACACAAAAAACGATGCGCTAACGGTTTCATTTAGTTCCGAGGATTCCGACAGCTGGACTCTGCTGGGAAAGGAAAGCGATCGGCAGAGCAAAGAACCGAGTGGAGTGCAAGAAGTTATAAAGGAAGAAGTGACTGTGGAGGAAGGAAAGGGCCAACCGTCTCGAAAGCAGCGTCACGACAGTCATCGCAGCACTGA CTCGCAACTAGATGAATCTTCCGATGGAATCAGCATCATCAGTGAGAGTGACGCCAGCAGCTTGCCAATGGAAGAGGATTTGCATGATGATAGAGGTACACTTCATTTCTCCCGAACCATCGATTTAAAGGCTGCTGACTATGAACCTTTAACGCCACCATTTACGCCGGATGATGTAAAAACAGTAAAAGAAGAAGGGAGCATTCAAAGGAAACGAGAAGTGCAGGTGAAGCATGCCGATGAAAATTCAGTTGAGCCGGTACAATCGATGGTTGAACATTCCCCTGTCAGCAATGCCAACTGGATCATATTTAGCCTGATAGCCACAGGTATGGTAGCCGTTATACTTGGCAACTCAATGCGACTTCAGAATCGCGTTaatgaaatcaattttgaGCACGAGAAACGCATTTCGGAGCTTGAACTGGAAAACAATATTCTGAAGAACGAGATGAACAAACTGCGTCATCTTTATACGCGCTCCGAATTAGACGAACAAGTTCAGCGGGCTGAATTTGAGTGGATGGATGCGCTAAGAGAAGCAAACGTGGTAGAAATAACTGAAGATTATGAAGAGCCAACTCGGGAAGCTAAAGCCGCCGAGGCAGGTTTAAAGGTTGAACAAATGGTCCGGAAAGTACCTCCTCAAGATAGTGGAGTAAAAAGGAAAGTTGTTTGGTCAGGAGACGAAGAGGAACCGATGTTGATTGTTGACAAAGACTATGTTTTACCGGCGTTCTGCTACAACAAAGACCAAGCAGTGCATGACGATCTGTTTTCCGAGTATAGTGCCAAATATTGTGATGTAAAGAAGCGGAAGATCGaatcaaaacagaaaaaggcaGAGTTTCAACAGAAACAGCAAACTAAACAGgaaaattataacaaatttATTAATCCAGCAACATTAGAACCTTCTCAAGAAAAGCGCTCTGACCCTAGTAAACCAGCATCACCATTTAATATCGATTATCAGAAAGCATTCGATGCCATTAAAGCAGAGGGTAGTGTTATCGTGGATGCATTGGGGAGCATTTTAGATCTATCACCCGAACCAGAGGACAGTTTAGGAGCGAAAGTTCGAAAAGTTACTCCTGAAGCTACAACGCCAGAAATACTTGATGTGAAAGCAGAATTGCTTGAGTCAGATCATCACCAGGAATCCAAGGAACTGAAGCACGACGATAGGAAACAAAGAAAGTACAGGccggaagaaaagaaaacacataaacaaGAGGACAACTCTCATTCTTCGGGAGAAAGTCAATATTCGAAACGTAAAGACGGCAGTAATCATTCGACGCACGAAAGTCGTCataagaagcaaaagaatggTCGTGCAGACAACGGTAAATATGAAAATAAGGAAAGCCAACGCGAATACGGAAGCTATGAGCAGAAAAAGTTCGTCGAAGATAGCAGTCATAAgaaaagtcataaaaaaaagcatgacGACGATGGCAAACATAAATATGTTACGGAACGAAACAATGGTCGTTATTCAGATTCTTATATTTCAGCTGACGgtagcgatgatgatgatgatgatgatgaggatgatcaTTACAAAAAGAAATTCGACCAGCGTGAAACATTTAGCGATCACAATCATGACGGCAAGTCTTTTGAAACAAATCGGGCTAAGCAAACGGAGGCACTCGATGAACGGATACAACACATTCGCGAACCAGCTGGCGAAGGTTCGTATCTGGAGCAATACAAACGGGCAGAatcgaaaaaaggaaaacgtcACCAGGAAGATGATTATTACCACGGTCAGAAGCATAATAAGCATGCGaataagcagcagcaacagcggaaAGACGGAGACTGGAACGAGAAAAGGTATAAGGGCAGAGATGAATACCGTCAGAATGGCGGTAAACATGGTGAAAGAGGCTCAGGTGATCAACATTGGCAGGAACGCACGAAGCATGGTCGGCAGGAAGCTAGGGATGAGCAAAGAAAACGGGTGGAAAATAATTGGTATCTAGAGCGAGGAAATCAGCGAGAGGAAGACCGAATTTTCCATTAA
- the LOC120893861 gene encoding mitochondrial import inner membrane translocase subunit TIM50-C-like has translation MVSRNLFDFLRFRQFYQFQTISASSLYGTNRAQYCQSKQGYVKAWDASPLPSKWIRSYCTSAKFLHCRQVRLFSAVSGKGSGNEQQQNAPTPQLLSKLFPQTAVEGTENEQQQEKHRKEEEAEKESSWKRMKFGFVFFGFSVSAFCVYTVWVFGAPDRDAEGNIIVDEFMELPTFQQYFRRMWKSMTYYQKMIQEPSREKLLPDPLKYPYVQPPYTLVLEMKDVLVHPDWTYQTGWRFKKRPGVDKFLETLAANYEIVVFTADQGMTVFPILDALDPRGYIMYRLVRDATHFVDGHHVKNLDNLNRDLSKVIVVDWDPNSTKLHPENTLNIPRWTGNDDDAGLFDLMAMLVTIATSEVEDVRDVMTYYKSFENPLVKFRENQRLLAEQMAEREHEEKQRNLPAVQRWRPSFLGGGR, from the exons atggtTTCGAGAAACCTGTTCGACTTTCTTCGTTTCAGACaattttatcaatttcaaacaatttcagCCTCTTCGCTGTATGGCACAAATCGCGCGCAGTACTGTCAGTCTAAACAAGGATACGTGAAGGCTTGGGACGCCAGTCCGCTTCCATCTAAATGGATCCGGTCGTACTGTACCTCGGCCAAATTTCTGCACTGCCGGCAAGTTCGGCTCTTTTCGGCTGTTT CTGGAAAAGGTTCTGGCAACGAACAACAGCAGAATGCTCCCACACCGCAGTTGCTTTCAAAGCTATTCCCTCAAACCGCCGTTGAAGGTACGGAAAATGAACAGCAGCAAGAGAAGCAtcggaaggaggaggaggcagaGAAGGAATCATCTTGGAAGAGGATGAAGTTCGGATTCGTCTTCTTTGGATTTTCCGTGTCCGCTTTCTGTGTGTACACGGTATGGGTGTTTGGTGCGCCTGACCGAGACGCAGAGGGTAACATTATCGTCGATGAGTTCATGGAACTGCCCACCTTTCAGCAATATTTCCGTAGGATGTGGAAATCGATGACCTATTACCAAAAAATGATTCAAGAACCGTCACGCGAAAAACTATTGCCCGACCCGCTGAAATATCCGTACGTTCAACCACCCTATACGCTTGTGCTTGAAATGAAAGATGTGCTGGTACACCCAGACTGGACCTACCAAACTGGCTGGCGTTTCAAGAAGCGTCCCGGCGTCGACAAGTTCCTTGAAACGCTAGCCGCAAACTATGAAATTGTAGTGTTCACCGCCGATCAAGGGATGACAGTGTTCCCGATACTGGACGCTCTTGATCCTCGGGGCTACATAATGTATCGTTTGGTGAGGGATGCTACACACTTTGTCGATGGTCATCATGTGAAAAATCTGGACAACCTAAACCGAGACCTAAGTAAAGTGATCGTTGTCGATTGGGATCCAAACTCTACCAAACTGCACCCGGAGAATACCCTAAACATACCGCGCTGGACCGGTAACGATGACGATGCTGGGCTGTTCGATCTTATGGCTATGCTGGTGACGATTGCTACGAGCGAGGTTGAAGATGTACGTGATGTGATGACTTATTACAAATCGTTTGAAAATCCATTAGTAAAATTCCGCGAAAATCAGCGTCTCCTAGCTGAACAAATGGCCGAACGGGAGCACGAGGAAAAGCAACGTAACCTGCCAGCGGTACAGCGATGGAGACCGAGTTTTCTGGGTGGCGGACGCTAG